The following proteins are encoded in a genomic region of Leptolyngbya boryana PCC 6306:
- the istB gene encoding IS21-like element helper ATPase IstB has translation MTSSVTEQLKAMRLVGMLDAWMEQRNSPTYHDLSFEDRFTLLLEREQLHRSQMRLQRRLRQAQLSTTAHLSDIDFTVPRGLSKTKFLELAGGKWVQDHLNLIIVGATGVGKTFLSSVLADQFCTLGHSVRYFKCADLLMELKFAKADGSFRRFQQQIAAFELIILDDWLRDAVSSDQARDLLDLLDVRYRTASCLFATQLPVNQWHSQIQDPTLADAMLDRIVHDSIRLVLKGESMRKLTSKVNVNSDSIDAE, from the coding sequence ATGACCTCTTCTGTTACCGAACAATTGAAAGCGATGCGACTGGTGGGAATGCTCGATGCTTGGATGGAGCAACGCAACAGTCCGACCTATCATGATTTGAGTTTTGAAGACCGATTCACATTGCTGCTGGAACGTGAACAACTGCATCGTTCACAGATGCGCCTCCAACGCCGATTAAGGCAAGCTCAACTCTCAACGACGGCTCATCTCAGTGATATTGATTTTACGGTTCCACGCGGGTTGTCGAAGACGAAATTCTTGGAGCTAGCAGGTGGTAAATGGGTGCAAGACCATCTCAATCTGATTATTGTCGGAGCGACGGGAGTGGGCAAAACCTTTCTCTCGTCGGTACTGGCAGATCAGTTCTGTACTTTGGGACATTCCGTGCGCTACTTCAAGTGTGCAGATTTGCTGATGGAACTCAAATTTGCCAAAGCTGATGGCTCATTTCGTCGATTTCAGCAACAGATCGCGGCGTTTGAATTGATCATTCTAGATGATTGGTTGAGAGATGCCGTGTCGTCTGACCAAGCTCGCGATCTATTGGACTTACTCGATGTTCGTTACCGCACAGCTTCGTGTTTGTTTGCCACTCAACTGCCGGTCAATCAATGGCATTCGCAAATTCAAGACCCAACTTTGGCGGATGCCATGCTTGACCGCATTGTGCATGATTCCATCCGATTAGTTCTCAAAGGCGAGTCGATGCGAAAACTCACCAGTAAAGTCAATGTCAATTCCGATAGCATTGACGCAGAGTAA
- the istA gene encoding IS21 family transposase — MSKRTGQGAGLSMDKFREIMRLHELGHSQCSIAQSCAVARSTVQDYIRRATAKGLSYEQIQQLSDSEAKAQLGKGKRAVKEKLETIDFTTLEIELQRKGVTLALLWQEGIDKQQWDCSYGTFCRRYNKWKVRHQLTMRQVYKAGEKLFVDYCGPTVEVMHPETQTVTQAQIFVACFGASNYTYAEATPSQELPHWIGAHQRALPFFGGVPECIVPDNLKSGVTDPCRYEPGINRSYEEFARHFNVVILPARPNKPKDKAKVEKAVQEVERQILAPLRHERFTNFTDLNAAILVPLQHLNDRVMSGYGVSRQVLFEQVDKPALKALPSHPFTFARWRTAKVNLDYHLEVEKHYYSVPYWYVQREVQVKIAEHLIEVFHDHQRIAVHERSRVQYRHSTVAEHMPPEHWEYKRQSKERFLAWADQIGSHTRAQVEAIFNTKAHEEQAFRSIRGIQRLATTHGTQRLEAACRRANAFGMVGLRRLRSILATRLDTATVEAEPVATSAIEHPNLRGAQYYH; from the coding sequence GTGAGCAAACGAACCGGACAAGGAGCGGGACTGTCGATGGACAAATTTCGAGAAATTATGCGGTTGCATGAGTTAGGACACAGCCAATGCTCGATTGCACAAAGTTGTGCGGTTGCACGGTCAACGGTACAAGATTACATTCGTCGAGCGACTGCAAAAGGATTGAGTTATGAACAGATTCAACAACTGAGTGACAGTGAAGCGAAGGCACAATTAGGAAAAGGAAAAAGAGCAGTTAAAGAGAAACTAGAGACAATCGATTTTACGACACTAGAGATAGAACTGCAACGTAAAGGTGTAACCTTGGCATTATTGTGGCAGGAGGGTATCGATAAGCAGCAATGGGACTGTAGCTATGGAACCTTTTGTCGTCGCTACAACAAGTGGAAAGTGCGTCACCAACTGACGATGCGACAGGTCTACAAGGCAGGTGAGAAGCTATTCGTAGACTATTGCGGACCAACGGTTGAAGTGATGCATCCAGAGACTCAGACCGTCACCCAAGCACAAATCTTTGTGGCATGTTTTGGGGCTTCCAACTACACCTATGCAGAAGCCACACCGAGTCAAGAATTACCGCATTGGATTGGCGCGCATCAACGCGCCTTGCCGTTTTTTGGGGGTGTGCCCGAATGCATTGTACCGGACAATCTCAAATCCGGGGTGACCGACCCGTGTCGCTATGAACCAGGGATCAACCGCAGTTACGAAGAGTTCGCTCGACACTTCAATGTGGTCATCTTACCCGCTCGTCCCAACAAACCAAAAGACAAAGCGAAAGTCGAAAAAGCGGTGCAAGAAGTCGAGCGACAAATCCTTGCCCCCTTACGACACGAGCGATTTACCAATTTTACTGACTTGAACGCAGCGATTCTGGTGCCCTTGCAGCATTTAAATGATCGCGTCATGAGCGGGTATGGAGTCTCCCGTCAGGTGTTATTTGAGCAGGTAGACAAGCCAGCCCTCAAAGCCTTGCCCAGTCACCCCTTTACGTTTGCACGCTGGAGAACGGCAAAGGTGAATTTGGATTATCACCTGGAAGTGGAAAAGCACTACTATTCCGTACCTTACTGGTATGTGCAACGCGAAGTCCAAGTGAAGATCGCTGAGCATTTGATTGAAGTCTTTCACGACCATCAGCGCATTGCGGTGCATGAACGCTCACGAGTGCAGTATCGACATTCTACCGTCGCTGAGCATATGCCCCCAGAACATTGGGAATATAAGCGTCAATCGAAAGAGCGCTTTCTCGCTTGGGCAGACCAGATTGGCAGTCACACTCGTGCTCAAGTTGAAGCAATCTTCAACACCAAAGCGCATGAAGAACAAGCCTTTCGGTCAATTCGAGGCATTCAACGACTGGCAACCACTCATGGAACCCAACGACTCGAAGCGGCTTGTCGGCGAGCGAATGCCTTTGGCATGGTGGGTTTGCGACGATTACGCTCGATTTTAGCCACGCGCCTTGATACGGCAACCGTTGAAGCTGAACCCGTTGCGACTTCTGCGATTGAACACCCCAACCTGCGCGGCGCTCAGTACTATCATTAA
- a CDS encoding TonB-dependent receptor domain-containing protein, with product MMSAKAWLWAVVPFLALLQGVKPADAQVSRLPEIESISTAAGTVVAQAPPTVERVNITDVQVRSTENGLALQLTTAPNAALKPIIQTSGNRWIATFENAALALPSGQSFQANNPTAEISQVQVQQVSNIQVQVEIISKSELPNVEIAPTAAGLSLTVLANGKTSSDTATRSDAESEEEEVVVTATRTEEPLKKVPRSITIINRQQIEEQSRLTRNLGDILANTVPGFSAPTQRTNTFGSTLRGRGISVLIDGVPQNGNLQSLPTQLTSIDPSAIERIEIVRGPNSIYGGQATGGTINIITRKPSNQLTSTLELGTTTALTGSEDKFGYNLQYQLSAKQGAVDLTTGIGLTTTGTFYDAEGDRIANSVSPDDTQILNGLLKVGVDLDPQQRLQFTATHYNNRRNNNLTEDASIDVIPGIQKARTLAIDGLQILGTTEGSYIRNTNVALDYTHQNLFGSKVQGQVYYRNNAFRGSGIPFDGRDFLGVIGRTPGESEQFGTRLQVNTPFNPDKTLQLLWGVDYNNEKSFQNIEVFDPEAFDASGGSVFRKIAERTFVPRYTVNDLGLFAQLQWDANDRLNLSGGLRYVNLGLKIDDYVTINDQAVQGGDRQFDTVAFNAGATYQLSDQLSAFASFSQGFSVPSFGFILREPPSGFTRVTDAIRLTEPQKVNNYEVGLRGRWSTVQASISGFYNTSDLGEDFRLVNNNLEIVRAPQRTYGVEATLDWQATKTLSFGGTLTWQEGENDEDEDGNFLALNSITVPPVKLTAYVENETLPGWRNRLQLLYSGNRDRAFQDGVDGGKISSYVTLDFISRIQLGQGELQIGIQNLLNTQYFPVYSQYFAPFFDSANYAGQGRTLSVTYRVTF from the coding sequence ATGATGAGTGCAAAGGCTTGGTTGTGGGCAGTTGTCCCTTTTTTAGCATTATTACAAGGGGTGAAACCGGCAGATGCTCAGGTTTCGAGGCTCCCTGAAATCGAGTCTATATCAACCGCAGCAGGCACTGTAGTAGCACAGGCTCCGCCAACCGTGGAACGGGTTAATATTACTGATGTCCAAGTGAGATCGACAGAGAATGGTTTAGCCCTACAACTCACTACAGCGCCCAATGCAGCTTTGAAGCCTATCATTCAAACATCGGGGAATCGTTGGATTGCAACCTTTGAAAATGCAGCGCTGGCATTACCAAGTGGGCAATCATTTCAAGCAAACAATCCAACGGCTGAAATCTCGCAAGTACAAGTTCAACAAGTCAGTAATATACAAGTACAAGTAGAAATTATTAGCAAAAGCGAACTTCCTAATGTCGAGATCGCTCCCACTGCTGCCGGGCTGTCGCTCACGGTATTGGCGAATGGGAAAACATCATCCGATACAGCAACACGGTCTGATGCGGAATCAGAAGAAGAAGAAGTCGTCGTGACGGCAACCCGTACTGAGGAACCGTTAAAGAAAGTGCCGCGATCGATTACCATCATCAACCGCCAGCAGATTGAAGAACAATCACGCCTCACGCGAAATTTGGGAGATATTCTCGCGAATACAGTGCCAGGATTTAGCGCTCCAACTCAACGCACCAATACCTTTGGCTCAACTTTGCGAGGACGAGGCATTTCGGTCTTGATCGATGGCGTTCCTCAAAATGGAAACCTACAGTCTTTGCCCACGCAATTGACCTCGATCGATCCGAGTGCGATCGAGCGCATTGAAATCGTTCGGGGGCCAAATTCGATCTACGGAGGGCAAGCAACGGGCGGTACCATCAACATCATCACCCGCAAACCATCAAATCAATTGACCTCTACTCTTGAACTTGGAACCACCACTGCATTAACAGGCTCAGAGGACAAATTTGGGTATAACCTGCAATATCAGTTATCTGCCAAGCAAGGAGCGGTCGATCTAACTACTGGGATAGGGTTAACCACAACAGGCACATTTTATGACGCGGAAGGGGATCGAATTGCCAATAGCGTGAGTCCTGACGATACTCAGATTCTGAATGGCTTGTTGAAAGTTGGCGTAGATCTCGATCCACAACAGCGATTGCAATTTACTGCAACTCACTACAACAATCGTAGAAATAACAATTTAACAGAAGATGCAAGCATCGATGTGATACCTGGAATTCAAAAAGCACGCACATTAGCGATCGATGGGTTGCAAATTTTAGGCACAACTGAAGGCTCATATATTCGCAATACGAATGTAGCGCTCGACTATACGCACCAGAATCTTTTTGGCAGTAAAGTACAGGGGCAGGTTTACTATCGCAACAATGCGTTTCGTGGTAGTGGGATTCCCTTTGATGGTCGAGACTTTCTAGGCGTGATTGGACGAACACCCGGTGAATCCGAGCAATTCGGGACACGGCTCCAGGTCAACACACCCTTTAACCCAGACAAAACCTTACAACTCCTATGGGGAGTTGATTACAACAACGAAAAAAGTTTCCAAAACATTGAGGTTTTTGATCCAGAAGCCTTTGATGCCAGTGGTGGCAGTGTGTTTCGTAAAATTGCAGAACGAACCTTCGTTCCTCGTTATACCGTGAATGACCTGGGCTTATTTGCCCAGTTACAGTGGGATGCCAACGATCGACTCAATCTCAGTGGGGGATTACGCTACGTCAATCTTGGCTTAAAGATCGATGATTACGTCACCATTAATGATCAAGCTGTTCAAGGGGGCGATCGTCAGTTTGACACAGTAGCCTTCAATGCAGGTGCAACCTATCAACTCTCTGATCAATTGAGTGCCTTTGCGAGCTTTTCACAAGGATTTTCCGTTCCAAGCTTTGGATTTATTTTGCGAGAACCTCCAAGTGGGTTCACGCGAGTCACCGATGCAATACGGCTAACAGAACCTCAGAAAGTCAACAACTATGAAGTGGGTCTACGAGGTCGATGGTCAACTGTCCAGGCTAGTATTTCTGGGTTCTACAACACTTCAGATCTAGGGGAAGATTTTCGCTTGGTCAACAATAATCTAGAGATTGTTCGTGCACCTCAGAGAACCTATGGGGTTGAAGCGACCTTAGATTGGCAAGCAACAAAAACACTATCTTTCGGTGGAACACTGACCTGGCAAGAAGGAGAAAATGATGAGGACGAGGATGGAAATTTTCTTGCATTAAATAGCATCACCGTTCCTCCTGTAAAACTGACTGCCTATGTAGAAAATGAAACCCTTCCAGGTTGGCGAAATCGATTGCAACTGCTTTATTCGGGTAATCGCGATCGCGCGTTCCAAGATGGAGTAGATGGTGGCAAAATTAGTAGCTATGTCACGCTGGACTTTATCAGTCGCATTCAACTAGGTCAAGGTGAATTACAGATTGGGATTCAGAATCTCTTGAATACTCAATATTTCCCAGTCTATTCGCAGTACTTTGCACCCTTCTTTGACAGTGCAAATTATGCCGGACAAGGTCGCACCCTAAGCGTGACCTACCGCGTCACATTCTAA
- a CDS encoding thioesterase II family protein: MHSNWIIRSKPNPQARLRLFCFPYAGGSASIFRSWSDQLPQNIEVCAVELPGRGTLMRLAPYTQLKPLVEAIAQSLLPNLNQPFALFGHSMGALISFELARFLRQAYGLTPRHLFVSGRAAPYIPDRDPPIYTLPDAAFIQELRRLNGTPEAVLQNQELMQLLTPILRADFAAIDTYRYQPEPALGCPITALGGLQDLEVSRDDLEAWQTQTIAPFQIQLFLGNHFFLHSAQSLLLKAIAQQLQAVEPAIG, encoded by the coding sequence TGTTCTGCTTTCCCTATGCCGGGGGTAGCGCGTCCATCTTCCGCTCGTGGTCGGATCAATTACCACAAAACATCGAAGTGTGTGCTGTCGAACTTCCAGGACGGGGCACACTGATGCGCTTAGCACCTTACACCCAGTTAAAACCATTAGTCGAAGCGATCGCACAATCGCTGTTACCCAATTTGAATCAACCTTTTGCGCTATTTGGTCATAGCATGGGCGCATTGATTAGCTTTGAACTGGCGCGTTTCCTGCGTCAAGCGTATGGATTAACTCCCCGTCATCTGTTTGTCTCTGGTCGTGCTGCTCCTTACATTCCCGATCGAGATCCACCCATCTATACCTTGCCTGACGCTGCCTTCATTCAGGAGCTACGTCGGCTGAACGGCACCCCTGAAGCGGTCTTGCAAAACCAGGAACTCATGCAACTGCTCACTCCGATTCTACGGGCAGATTTTGCCGCGATCGACACCTATCGCTATCAGCCTGAACCAGCCTTAGGGTGCCCGATCACAGCGCTCGGTGGCTTACAGGATTTAGAAGTGAGCCGAGACGATCTTGAGGCTTGGCAAACCCAAACGATCGCGCCCTTTCAGATCCAGTTATTTCTGGGGAATCACTTCTTTCTGCACTCGGCTCAATCGCTTCTATTAAAAGCGATCGCCCAACAATTACAAGCGGTTGAGCCAGCGATCGGTTAA
- a CDS encoding ISL3 family transposase produces MELLTQLLPNPEHLQLQNYELDVEQRQIRVLMESVQQIVRCPVCDQVAHRVHSLYERTLADLPWADYQIVIQLTVGKFFCDQERCDRKIFTERIAGVMAPWARRTKRLAAQLSEIALYTGGEGGAKLSKTLHCEVSQNTLLSLISRQSIPAVKTPKALGVDDFAFRRGQRYGTILVDLETNRPIVLLPDREADTLAEWLKEHPGVEVLSRDRSKTYRQGMTRGAPNATQVADRFHLLKNLAEVLERILAMHTQQLKAVEAAQIPVNDAIMIAPVVPRLAIQERSAKARERRFAKYEQVHQLRQQGWEILEIARHLGMGKRTVYRYLSHSKFPEWQPHPHRGRSQRSQLDAYKPYVLNQWNQGQSNTKQLFEEIQQQGYRGSYQTVARYTHRLRQTQKQHRAQLGVQLQLPISDLQHPPLTARRATWMVMRRADQRTDVEQVLIADLKTQHPELAAAIDLTQGFTKLVRERLPQQLDIWLDQAMSSSMKLFQGFAQGLKEDYAAVKASLMTDISNGPVEGNINRLKLLKRQMYGRASFDLLNRRFILTS; encoded by the coding sequence GTGGAACTCTTAACCCAATTGCTTCCTAACCCAGAACACCTGCAATTACAGAATTACGAACTTGATGTAGAACAGAGGCAGATTCGAGTTTTGATGGAATCGGTACAGCAGATTGTTCGTTGTCCCGTTTGTGATCAGGTTGCTCATCGAGTGCATAGTCTCTACGAACGAACATTGGCAGATTTACCGTGGGCAGATTACCAAATCGTAATCCAACTGACCGTGGGCAAGTTTTTCTGTGATCAGGAAAGATGCGATCGCAAAATCTTCACGGAACGGATCGCGGGCGTGATGGCTCCGTGGGCAAGACGAACGAAGCGATTAGCAGCACAACTGAGTGAGATCGCATTGTATACAGGCGGTGAAGGTGGGGCTAAACTGAGCAAAACACTGCACTGTGAGGTCAGTCAAAACACTCTGCTATCGCTGATCTCTCGCCAGTCGATACCTGCGGTGAAAACGCCCAAAGCGTTAGGAGTAGATGATTTTGCATTCCGGCGTGGACAACGTTACGGCACAATTTTGGTTGACTTAGAGACAAATCGACCGATTGTGCTGCTTCCAGATCGCGAAGCAGACACCTTAGCAGAATGGTTAAAAGAGCATCCAGGCGTGGAAGTTCTCTCCCGTGATCGATCAAAGACCTATCGACAAGGCATGACGAGAGGCGCACCGAATGCAACTCAGGTTGCAGATCGCTTCCATTTGTTGAAAAATTTAGCAGAAGTACTAGAGCGAATCTTAGCAATGCACACCCAGCAATTGAAAGCTGTGGAAGCCGCACAAATTCCTGTGAACGATGCCATCATGATTGCTCCCGTAGTACCTCGTCTAGCTATACAGGAGCGCTCTGCCAAGGCGCGAGAACGCCGATTTGCAAAGTACGAGCAAGTGCATCAGTTACGACAGCAAGGCTGGGAGATCCTGGAGATCGCCCGACATCTCGGCATGGGAAAACGCACGGTGTATCGCTACTTGAGCCATTCCAAGTTTCCTGAATGGCAACCACATCCACATCGAGGTCGTTCTCAACGTAGTCAACTCGATGCCTACAAACCCTATGTGCTGAACCAATGGAATCAAGGACAAAGCAATACGAAACAGTTGTTTGAAGAAATCCAACAGCAAGGGTATCGAGGGAGCTATCAAACGGTCGCTCGATACACTCATCGATTGCGGCAGACACAAAAGCAACACCGTGCTCAACTCGGTGTGCAACTCCAGCTTCCAATTAGCGATCTACAACACCCCCCGTTGACTGCTCGTCGAGCGACTTGGATGGTGATGCGTCGAGCGGATCAGCGAACGGATGTAGAGCAAGTTTTGATCGCAGACCTCAAAACACAACATCCCGAATTGGCAGCAGCGATTGATTTGACGCAAGGGTTTACAAAGCTGGTGCGAGAACGATTACCTCAGCAATTGGATATCTGGTTAGATCAAGCGATGAGTAGTTCAATGAAGCTGTTTCAGGGATTTGCTCAAGGGTTAAAAGAGGACTATGCTGCCGTAAAAGCGAGCCTCATGACTGATATCAGCAATGGACCTGTGGAAGGGAACATCAACCGATTGAAACTACTAAAGCGGCAGATGTATGGCAGGGCAAGTTTTGATTTACTCAATCGGAGATTTATCTTGACGAGCTAG
- a CDS encoding site-specific integrase: MTYWGIREVMRWIETQTGIDLHSHRGRHTYATNLLIKYGLGEGEAMKLTRHRDRRSFKRYTNKKEIYAAQVAILRASGQLPSS, from the coding sequence TTGACCTATTGGGGAATTCGGGAAGTCATGCGATGGATTGAGACACAGACGGGCATTGATTTGCACTCGCACCGGGGGCGGCATACCTATGCGACGAATTTGCTAATCAAGTATGGCTTGGGTGAAGGGGAAGCGATGAAATTGACTCGACACCGCGATCGCAGAAGTTTCAAGCGCTATACAAATAAGAAAGAGATTTATGCCGCTCAAGTTGCCATCCTGAGAGCAAGTGGTCAGCTACCCTCCTCATGA
- a CDS encoding acylase, with protein MKHLRLPKPHFIRLDSISRRLNRNAVRVLPLLFGFILTLMLGTYSLAAEPKATEILWDTMGVPHIFGKDVPSAFQAFGWAQMQSHGNLLLRLYGQARGRSAEYWGKEYLESDRWVQTMGIPDRARQWYEAQNPTFRRALDAFAAGINAYATQHPDLIGDEVERVLPIHAVDVIAHSQRVLHFTFVVDPQMLAGLTDEEVPRGSNAWAIAPSHSESGNAMLLANPHLPWSDLFLWYEAQITAPGIDAYGATLVGIPVLAIAFNDHLGWTHTVNTHDGWDTYELTLSHGGYRFDDKVRPFEREEKTLKVKQSDGKLRKEKLMVRRSIHGPVIKEEKGKAIALRVVGLDQPGLLEQWWNMARATNLSQFETALRPLQLPMFTVIYADREGHIMHLFNGQVPVRKQGDFAYWEGIIPGDTSATLWTNYHRYDQLPRVLDPASGWLQNANDPPWTTTFPRAIDANDYPSYMAPRGPMNFRAQSSARMLTEDSRISFEEMIQYKHSTHMELADRVLDDLLRAATNDSSEIVRQAIPILKAWDRNANAESRGAVLFAAWVEAMNLSKAFATPWNENAPRTTPNGLSNPKSAVAALKTAATKVKTAYGALDVPWGDVFRLRYGSIDLPANGGPGKLGIFRVLNFVPNDQGQFESSDGDTFTAAIEFSNPVRAMALTSYGNATQPHSAHVGDQLKAFSQKQLRPVWRSRQEILAHLAERQTF; from the coding sequence ATGAAGCATTTGCGATTGCCCAAACCACATTTTATCCGTCTAGATTCTATCTCTAGACGATTGAATCGCAACGCAGTTCGAGTGTTGCCATTACTGTTCGGTTTCATTCTGACCTTGATGTTGGGAACCTATAGTCTTGCGGCTGAACCCAAGGCGACCGAGATTCTCTGGGATACCATGGGGGTTCCTCATATCTTTGGTAAAGACGTGCCGAGTGCATTTCAAGCTTTTGGGTGGGCACAGATGCAAAGTCACGGGAACTTACTGCTGCGGCTGTATGGTCAGGCACGCGGACGATCCGCTGAGTACTGGGGCAAAGAATATCTCGAATCCGATCGCTGGGTACAAACCATGGGGATTCCCGATCGCGCTCGCCAATGGTATGAAGCCCAGAACCCCACCTTCCGTCGTGCGCTTGATGCCTTTGCGGCTGGTATCAATGCCTATGCGACTCAACACCCTGATTTGATTGGTGATGAGGTTGAGCGGGTGCTACCCATTCATGCCGTAGACGTAATAGCGCATAGTCAACGAGTTCTTCACTTTACATTTGTCGTTGATCCCCAAATGCTAGCTGGTTTGACCGACGAAGAAGTTCCAAGGGGATCAAACGCTTGGGCGATCGCACCTTCCCACTCTGAAAGTGGCAACGCTATGCTCCTTGCCAATCCTCATCTACCGTGGTCGGATCTATTTCTTTGGTACGAAGCCCAAATCACTGCTCCCGGAATTGATGCCTATGGAGCAACACTCGTCGGGATTCCTGTTTTAGCGATCGCATTTAATGATCACTTAGGCTGGACACACACGGTGAACACCCACGACGGTTGGGATACCTACGAACTGACATTAAGTCATGGAGGCTATCGGTTCGATGATAAAGTCCGTCCTTTTGAACGAGAAGAAAAAACTCTGAAAGTTAAGCAGTCAGACGGCAAATTGCGTAAAGAAAAACTGATGGTGCGGAGATCGATTCATGGCCCAGTCATCAAAGAAGAGAAGGGTAAAGCGATCGCACTGAGAGTCGTTGGACTTGATCAACCTGGCTTGCTAGAGCAGTGGTGGAACATGGCACGAGCCACCAACCTATCTCAATTTGAAACTGCTCTACGCCCATTACAACTCCCCATGTTCACCGTGATCTACGCCGATCGCGAGGGACATATCATGCACCTGTTCAATGGACAAGTTCCGGTGCGAAAACAGGGAGACTTCGCCTATTGGGAAGGCATCATTCCTGGGGATACATCTGCGACATTGTGGACAAACTATCATCGCTATGATCAATTACCACGTGTTCTAGATCCTGCTAGCGGTTGGCTGCAAAATGCTAACGATCCACCCTGGACAACGACCTTTCCTCGTGCGATCGATGCCAATGACTATCCCTCTTACATGGCTCCCCGTGGACCCATGAATTTTCGTGCCCAAAGTTCCGCTCGAATGCTCACTGAAGATAGCCGCATCTCATTTGAAGAGATGATTCAGTACAAACATTCAACTCATATGGAGCTTGCCGATCGTGTGCTAGATGACTTACTGCGTGCAGCCACAAATGATAGTAGCGAAATTGTGCGTCAAGCCATTCCAATTCTGAAAGCGTGGGATCGTAATGCCAATGCAGAGAGTCGGGGTGCGGTTCTCTTTGCCGCTTGGGTGGAAGCGATGAACCTTTCCAAAGCATTTGCAACACCCTGGAACGAAAACGCTCCTCGCACAACACCCAATGGATTGAGCAATCCAAAAAGCGCAGTTGCCGCCTTAAAAACCGCAGCTACTAAAGTGAAAACAGCGTATGGAGCACTAGATGTGCCTTGGGGAGACGTGTTCCGCTTACGTTATGGCTCGATCGATTTACCTGCTAATGGAGGTCCCGGAAAGCTCGGAATTTTCCGGGTGCTCAACTTTGTTCCGAACGACCAAGGGCAATTTGAATCGAGCGATGGTGATACCTTTACTGCTGCGATCGAATTTTCTAACCCAGTTCGGGCGATGGCACTCACAAGCTATGGCAATGCAACTCAACCCCATTCTGCTCATGTTGGCGATCAATTGAAAGCGTTCTCCCAAAAGCAACTCCGCCCAGTCTGGCGATCGCGTCAGGAAATTTTGGCTCATCTAGCTGAGCGACAAACATTTTGA